CATTTAACCGATTTTGATGTTGATCCTTTTGATATCACTAAAACTGCGGAAGTTGACACAAAGCAGTCGTTAGAGGAGAGGAGAGTCGGCGGTTTGGGGATTCATTTGGTCAAACAAATGATAGACAAAATTGAATACGAATATAAAGATAGGCAAAGTAAAATTATTTTAATCAAACATTTGGAGAAGTGACATGTTTGAAGCAGAACTGAAAAACAACAACGATATAAAGCTCACTGGTAGATTCGATGCCTCCCAGGTTGAAAACGCAAAAGAAGTGTTTAATTCCGTAACGAGTTCTTGTGAAGTCGATTTCACAAACCTTGAATATATTTCAAGCGCCGGGTTAAGTGTTTTGCTTGTGACGCAAAAAAGATTGAGTGAATCGGAGAACAGTCTGAAATTGACAAATATGAACAAGCATATTCGAGATGTATTTCGATACGCAGGTTTCGATACGGTTTTTGAAATTGCGTAGTACCAGATTTATAATTGACAAAACATTTTAATCTATTTATATTGTAACACCTAGGTGATAAGTGTCAAGACATCGTTAACACTA
The genomic region above belongs to candidate division KSB1 bacterium and contains:
- a CDS encoding STAS domain-containing protein produces the protein MFEAELKNNNDIKLTGRFDASQVENAKEVFNSVTSSCEVDFTNLEYISSAGLSVLLVTQKRLSESENSLKLTNMNKHIRDVFRYAGFDTVFEIA